From the Heliangelus exortis chromosome 14, bHelExo1.hap1, whole genome shotgun sequence genome, one window contains:
- the ZDHHC15 gene encoding palmitoyltransferase ZDHHC15 isoform X2: MALSRGLRCCQRAFSWLPVLIITLVVLWSYYAYVCELCLVAYLIIFHILFVLFVWTYWKSIFTLPLQPGKKYHMSYADKERYENEERPEVQRQILAELARKLPVYTRTGNGGIRFCDRCQLIKPDRCHHCSVCAVCVLKMDHHCPWVNNCIGFSNYKFFLLFLAYSLLYCLYIAATVFKYFIKYWTGELTNGRSKFHVLFLLFVAIMFFVSLMFLFGYHCWLVSRNRSTLEAFSTPVFQNGPDKNGFNLGFVKNLQQVFGEDKKLWLLPIASSQGDGHFFPMRALCEAQNPLLGNEEQWEDDGIDEEPHDSGEASSLVIERET, from the exons ATGGCTCTGTCGCGGGGGCTGAGGTGCTGCCAGCGGGCGTTCTCCTGGCTGCCCGTCCTCATCATCACCCTCGTCGTCCTCTGGTCCTACTACGCCTACGTCTGCGAGCTGTGTCTGG tggCCTATCTTATAATATTCCATATTCTCTTTGTGCTCTTTGTGTGGACATACTGGAAGTCTATTTTCACTCTCCCACTGCAGCCAGGCAAAAAG TACCACATGTCCTACGCTGACAAGGAGCGCTACGAGAACGAGGAGAGGCCAGAGGTGCAGAGACAAATCCTCGCTGAGCTCGCACGGAAGCTGCCAGTGTACACCAGGACAGGGAATGGAG GTATCAGATTCTGTGACAGATGCCAGCTCATCAAACCCGATCGCTGTCACCACTGCTCTGTCTGTGCTGT ATGTGTCCTAAAAATGGATCATCACTGTCCGTG GGTGAATAACTGCATTGGATTTTCTAACTACAAATTCTTTCTACTGTTCTTAGCCTATTCTTTGTTGTATTGCTTGTATATTGCTGCAACAGTCTTCAAGTATTTCATTAAGTATTGGACA ggTGAGCTGACAAACGGCCGGTCCAAATTCCatgtccttttccttctctttgtggCCATCATGTTCTTTGTAAGCCTGATGTTTCTGTTTGGCTACCACTGCTGGCTCGTCAGTAGGAACAGATCTACCCTAG AGGCTTTCTCAACTCCAGTGTTTCAAAATGGCCCAGATAAAAATGGATTCAATCTTGGCTTTGTAAAGAACCTTCAGCAAGTGTTTGGAGAAGACAAAAAGCTGTGGCTACTCCCTATTGCCTCTAG ccagggtgatggacattttttccccatgagaGCTTTGTGTGAAGCTCAGAACCCTCTCCTAGGGAATGAAGAGCAGTGGGAAGATGATGGAATAGATGAAGAACCTCATG ATTCTGGTGAAGCTTCATCCCTCGTCATAGAAAGGGAGACATAG
- the ZDHHC15 gene encoding palmitoyltransferase ZDHHC15 isoform X1 produces the protein MALSRGLRCCQRAFSWLPVLIITLVVLWSYYAYVCELCLVTLSDPVEKVAYLIIFHILFVLFVWTYWKSIFTLPLQPGKKYHMSYADKERYENEERPEVQRQILAELARKLPVYTRTGNGGIRFCDRCQLIKPDRCHHCSVCAVCVLKMDHHCPWVNNCIGFSNYKFFLLFLAYSLLYCLYIAATVFKYFIKYWTGELTNGRSKFHVLFLLFVAIMFFVSLMFLFGYHCWLVSRNRSTLEAFSTPVFQNGPDKNGFNLGFVKNLQQVFGEDKKLWLLPIASSQGDGHFFPMRALCEAQNPLLGNEEQWEDDGIDEEPHDSGEASSLVIERET, from the exons ATGGCTCTGTCGCGGGGGCTGAGGTGCTGCCAGCGGGCGTTCTCCTGGCTGCCCGTCCTCATCATCACCCTCGTCGTCCTCTGGTCCTACTACGCCTACGTCTGCGAGCTGTGTCTGG tgactCTGAGCGACCCCGTGGAGAAAG tggCCTATCTTATAATATTCCATATTCTCTTTGTGCTCTTTGTGTGGACATACTGGAAGTCTATTTTCACTCTCCCACTGCAGCCAGGCAAAAAG TACCACATGTCCTACGCTGACAAGGAGCGCTACGAGAACGAGGAGAGGCCAGAGGTGCAGAGACAAATCCTCGCTGAGCTCGCACGGAAGCTGCCAGTGTACACCAGGACAGGGAATGGAG GTATCAGATTCTGTGACAGATGCCAGCTCATCAAACCCGATCGCTGTCACCACTGCTCTGTCTGTGCTGT ATGTGTCCTAAAAATGGATCATCACTGTCCGTG GGTGAATAACTGCATTGGATTTTCTAACTACAAATTCTTTCTACTGTTCTTAGCCTATTCTTTGTTGTATTGCTTGTATATTGCTGCAACAGTCTTCAAGTATTTCATTAAGTATTGGACA ggTGAGCTGACAAACGGCCGGTCCAAATTCCatgtccttttccttctctttgtggCCATCATGTTCTTTGTAAGCCTGATGTTTCTGTTTGGCTACCACTGCTGGCTCGTCAGTAGGAACAGATCTACCCTAG AGGCTTTCTCAACTCCAGTGTTTCAAAATGGCCCAGATAAAAATGGATTCAATCTTGGCTTTGTAAAGAACCTTCAGCAAGTGTTTGGAGAAGACAAAAAGCTGTGGCTACTCCCTATTGCCTCTAG ccagggtgatggacattttttccccatgagaGCTTTGTGTGAAGCTCAGAACCCTCTCCTAGGGAATGAAGAGCAGTGGGAAGATGATGGAATAGATGAAGAACCTCATG ATTCTGGTGAAGCTTCATCCCTCGTCATAGAAAGGGAGACATAG